The segment TGCAGAACTTTGGCCATTCACGGATCACCCTTACACTGGAAAGGATAAATAACATGCTAGGACTTGCCTTGCTTATGGCCTTAACCATTGCCCTAAATACGATCGCCCAAGTTTTACTAAAAGCAGGTAGCAACCAGCATCCCATCAACCTTTACCTGATGGGAGGAATCCTCGCCTATGGCCTCAGCACCGTTGTTTATGTGCTAGTGTTAGGCAAATTTAACCTGTCTGTCGCCTATCCAGTGATTATTGGCCTAACTGTAGTCTCTACCACCCTGATGGGGTCACTAATCTTCAAAGAACAAGTATCACCCGTGCAATGGATGGGCATTGGCCTCATGATCAGTGGCATTTCTGCTGTCAGTTTGGGCAATGTTAAACCTTAGACCTGTCGGCAGAGGCTCTGGCCAAAGATAACAGAGTCATCTCGTCAATC is part of the Cyanobacteriota bacterium genome and harbors:
- a CDS encoding SMR family transporter, whose translation is MLGLALLMALTIALNTIAQVLLKAGSNQHPINLYLMGGILAYGLSTVVYVLVLGKFNLSVAYPVIIGLTVVSTTLMGSLIFKEQVSPVQWMGIGLMISGISAVSLGNVKP